The following DNA comes from Miscanthus floridulus cultivar M001 chromosome 5, ASM1932011v1, whole genome shotgun sequence.
atggatctagggttaggttctcctttcttttctttgacatccgaatggatctagggttaggttcttctcttctttggatttttcttttcttttccttttcggagttcatccgaatgtttttcatctttttctttctccatgcgagttagggttaggttcggttgaacccatctttttctctttgttctttttcttttcgctTGAATTTCCCGAACAGATTATCCccgttctagggttagggtttcggctcTGTGAGCCTAGGGCCCTATTTCTTCTCTGATCCGAATGGATCTGTTCTTTTCTTTACTTTTGTCGTGCGCCGTCGAACGGTGTGGCTCCTTTCCCCCACGCGCGGTGGCGGTGATGACCGGTAGACCGTGAGccggtctctctttctttttgcttttacccggttagggttagggttacacacttgtaacttggctctggtaccaatgttaGGATCGATTGAATGTGTACCTCTctgtgtgtaacccgtagatccgggTAACATTCCATTCGCCGTGCGCGGTTGCGCTGTGACCTCACGGACACCGGTGTCGAGGCAGCTCCGACTCGGTGGCGAGGTCCAGTGGCCCGGGTGGTGACCTGCAGGGGAGACGGCGGAGTCGGTGggccatcccgtcgctggcagcacgctttaggatcggattagggtttgtctgtaggtgggtgtggcggctccggtcaacctcgtagtccgagccctcacccccaccttccttttatgtgtgctgtgcgacaggggccctccaaccgaattagggttgggctcccccgatcagggagtagagatagggcccaataggccgttgggcctattggtggagatcaactaacaggtTCCTCTAAATATCAGTGTTTTTGTTCATGATCTTCAAACCTGTAGTGGCAATGATCAAGTACTACAGACATATATTTCATTTCAGAGTCTCAATGTATGAGCTTTTTCATGACCTTATCTGTATGTAGTAGTTTTGCAGTCAGTGTGATAGGCTGATAGCACATATATAATTTTCCTTTCAAATTTTTATGCACCAAGATGTACCAAATCAACGACGACCTCCTGTGTAACTATCTCGATGGGCTAACATCCCGATCTAATAGTAACAAGTAGCTATCTCTGCATTTTCACTGCTATGTTTATACAAGTTCTGGCAGCCCGATGCAAAATCACTAGGCTTGGATGCAGCCTTGGGTGAAGTTGATGGGCTGTGCTCCTAAGCAGCAGCTGCAGCTACATGGACTGCAGCCCGAGCGGATGGGCTGTGCAGCTACAGCCCAACATCAGCAAGAAACAGAAACGAGCAGGCCCGAGAGAGCAGTTTTATTTTTTACACTACAAACAGCGACAGGTGGTAGCAACGCACTGTTTCATGTTTTCTATCGGAAGAAGTTCCAGAAAATTCCTTCGCAAAAAATAAGTCCTTAACGGCCAGGCACGTGTTAGCTCTAGATTCGTGACATCCACCCCTACGGTACGTGGCAAACGAAACATCGCCGGCCTTTCGGCCGAACCCAGTACTCGTGTCCACCACGTACCCCTCTCGGTCGCGCCACGCGTCTCCGGTGCGAGCTTTTATAAACGCAGCGCGAGGGGCGACACCGACACATGTGACAAGCCTCATCTCACACGTGCAGGACAGAGTAGTTttgcttcccttcccttcccttcgcatccatccatccatccatcagaATTCACACTTCCATAGCAGGGCGCTTGCGGTGCCCGGCAAAGCTTTGGTTCCGTGCAACACTGCCAGTCTGCCACCATCACCAGCAACAAAGAAAAGAAAGCAGCCATGGCGTTCGTGCCGGTGTGCGTACAGTGCGGGACGCGGAGCAACCCGTGCCGGTGCAAGGTGGTCGGGCCGACGCTGGGGTTCGTGGCGTTCGTGGTGGCCGGGGTCATCGAGTGGCCGCTGGGGGCCGCCGTGTACCTGTTCCGCCACCGCAAGGGACGCCGCATCATGGCGCACCCAGCCACCGCCGTGTACCCGCGCGTCACCAGGGCCATCCCAATCTAATCGCCCGATCGACTCAGCCAGCCATCCATCCTGTTTCATGTCCCTTAAGCCGGGTTTGTGTCGCCACCGTACTGAGATGTCAGTCCTAATTTGTGAATCCTTTTACATCCGCCTTCTTTCTCAAGCGTGTGGTTTCAGTTTGTATACATTCGTACTCCGCTTGTAAGAATCGCCGTCAATGTACGTAATACTCCGTATCTCTTCAATCTATCCGAGTAACTTTTTATTGTAAGATTGATGGAGCATGCTATCCTTTGGTTGGATGATCTTTTTACCGATTAAGGGCTGATAATGACCGAAAGCTCAGACAGCAAGAAACTGAATCCCGTTACAGAAGAGGATCAACTTCCGAGCCTGCAGACTCGTCTTGCTTCACCATCTTGCTGACCCAAATTAGGAAATACTGATCCTCCAATCCGTGCATGGCAAACCGCCCTTGACGTCCGCACGATGCAGCGTTCACGCTCAATTTAAAATATATTTTGGAACAAGTCATTTTTCTCCTCGTTATCTTTTGTTTAA
Coding sequences within:
- the LOC136452606 gene encoding uncharacterized protein: MAFVPVCVQCGTRSNPCRCKVVGPTLGFVAFVVAGVIEWPLGAAVYLFRHRKGRRIMAHPATAVYPRVTRAIPI